Proteins found in one Limanda limanda chromosome 18, fLimLim1.1, whole genome shotgun sequence genomic segment:
- the LOC133024634 gene encoding LOW QUALITY PROTEIN: hydroperoxide isomerase ALOXE3-like (The sequence of the model RefSeq protein was modified relative to this genomic sequence to represent the inferred CDS: inserted 1 base in 1 codon; substituted 1 base at 1 genomic stop codon): MAEYKLQVTTGDMPSAGTWDHFSVTLIGSDGESEKNELDNLGRDFCTGKTGTYTLKTSSSLGKVLLVKVEKDPRLFTRENEWYCSTIEVTTPEGDAILFPCHRWISRGEYVELRGGRAMKYFEDDHPLLIEHRKKELMLKKSLYQWKPLAEGLLHISGFENASELPAEIRFSLNKKNEMRKTAIQLXMKFHSKGMVGSTEKWKNLDDLKRLFNFKKTTMSEYVAEHWKEDDFYGSQFLNGINPTLIKRCSELPXNFPVTEEMVKPFLAEGSSLRREIGKGNIFLYDQKKLDGLSTYVYNGEPLTVTSGLCLFYLNPENKLMPIAIQLHQQPSEKNPIFLPSDLETDWLLAKMYIKNTDMLDHEAGHHLMNTHFMGELYTVATLRCFPVIHPLYKLLIPHFKSTLNINIVGRPKLIGPDGIFKTSTTGIEGIIEIMRRSLREMTYSSVCLPENIAARGLESIPNYYYRDDGLKLWSIINSFVRAAVEYYYPSDADVCKDTELQDWICEIFTYGLLGNKASGFPDCFHSIEELIRFITVVIFTVSAQHAAVNNGQFDYYYWIPNATLILHKPPPTTKGQSSMETIMETLPNVGETVDILMLINILSEEYSDVIPLGQYPEKRFDEPELTEVILEFQAELSKLGEEIAKRNPQLDVPYDYLLPSRIESGVSI; encoded by the exons ACCGGGACCTACACGTTGAAAACCAGTTCATCTCTGGGGAAAGTTCTGCTGGTCAAGGTGGAGAAGGATCCCCGTCTCTTTACCCGAGAAAACGAGTGGTACTGCTCCACCATAGAAGTGACGACTCCAGAGGGAGACGCCATTCTCTTCCCCTGTCACAGATGGATTTCCAGGGGAGAGTATGTggagctgagaggagggagag cCATGAAGTATTTTGAGGACGACCATCCCCTGTTGATTGAGCACCGGAAAAAAGAGCTGATGCTTAAAAAGAGCTTGTACCA GTGGAAGCCTCTAGCTGAAGGACTACTCCACATAAGTGGTTTTGAAAATGCTTCTGAGCTACCAGCTGAAATCCGCTTCTCTTTGAACAAAAAGAACGAAATGCGAAAGACAGCCATACAACT TTGAATGAAATTCCACTCTAAGGGAATGGTCGGATCCAccgaaaaatggaaaaatctcGACGACCTGAAAAGACTCTTTAACTTCAAAAAGACTACAATGTCAG agtaCGTTGCAGAACACTGGAAGGAGGATGACTTTTACGGATCCCAGTTTCTGAACGGAATCAACCCCACTTTGATCAAGCGCTGCTCAGAGCTTC GAAACTTCCCTGTCACAGAGGAGATGGTGAAGCCGTTCCTGGCTGAGGGCAGCAGTCTGCGGAGGGAAATTGGG AAAGGAAATATATTCCTCTATGACCAAAAGAAGCTGGATGGACTCTCCACTTATGTCTATAATGGAGAACCTCTGACTGTGACTTCTGGTCTCTGTTTGTTCTACTTGAACccagaaaacaaactgatgcCAATTGCAATACAg CTGCATCAACAGCCCTCAGAGAAGAATCCCATCTTTCTGCCCAGTGACCTGGAGACCGACTGGCTGCTGGCCAAGATGTATATCAAAAACACAGATATGCTGGATCATGAAGCCGGCCATCACCTCATGAATACTCACTTCATGGGAGAGCTCTACACTGTCGCCACTCTGCGCTGCTTCCCTGTGATTCATCCGCTCTACAAG ctgctgaTTCCACACTTCAAGTCCACTCTCAACATAAACATTGTAGGCCGTCCCAAACTAATAGGACCTGATGGGATCTTTAAAACA AGTACAACTGGAATTGAAGGGATAATAGAGATCATGAGAAGGTCCCTACGTGAAATGACCTACAGCTCCGTCTGTCTGCCAGAGAACATCGCTGCACGAGGACTGGAGTCAATCCCCAACTACTACTACAGAGATGATGGATTGAAGCTATGGTCCATCATCAACAG CTTTGTGAGGGCAGCAGTGGAGTACTACTATCCCTCAGACGCTGACGTCTGtaaagacacagagctgcaggattggATCTGTGAGATATTCACCTACGGCCTCTTGGGAAACAAAGCCTCAG GATTCCCAGACTGCTTTCATTCCATTGAGGAATTGATAAGATTCATCACCGTGGTCATCTTCACAGTGTCGGCTCAACACGCAGCAGTCAATAATGGACAG TTTGACTACTACTACTGGATTCCGAATGCCACATTGATATTGCACAAACCTCCTCCGACCACCAAGGGGCAGTCAAGCATGGAGACAATAATGGAGACCCTCCCGAATGTTGGAGAGACTGTCGACATATTAATGTTGATAAATATACTTTCGGAGGAATACAGTGATGTT ATTCCTTTGGGTCAATATCCTGAGAAAAGATTTGACGAACCTGAGCTTACAGAGGTGATTCTGGAGTTTCAAGCGGAGTTGTCAAAACTCGGTGAAGAAATCGCAAAGAGAAACCCGCAGCTTGATGTGCCCTATGATTACCTGCTCCCTTCTCGCATTGAGAGCGGCGTGTCTATTTGA